The stretch of DNA GTCACCCTATCTTAGAAGAAATCTCTTATAAAATCGCTCTATAATCACATTTTAAAACTATCGACAAGATAACATCTGATTCTATATTTATATGTCAATTATGTTAAACCGTTTTATATAAATCATGTTAGATATACTTCTAGTATGGACTACTTAAATATGGAGTATTAACATTTCTATAAATCTACGTATAAGTTATAAATTTGAATGGAGAATATTGTTGCAATGATTTTGCATAAAGCACCAGAACATTAATTGCTTAGTCGATTATTATTTTAaccaaagataaataaatgataaagccAGGACAAGTAACAAATAGCGTAGAAGTGTTATCAAATTAACTTGGTTTATTACGTATTCCtatgtcccggtcaattgttataATTTGAAATGAAATTAACAATTAACTGAGGACATAGTGAGTATAATTTTGATAGCACTGAGTATTGGTTGAAGTCCATAACAAAATAACAATTCGATGGTTAGATCCAAACTCAGATCAGAAACACCCCGATGGCTCAGCCGCGCAAACATGAAATTTTAAGGCATGATTTAAGGATCATTAAAGTTGGAGGTGATGGATTATTTCGTTACAGTTATAACAGCATGTCACACGTCCCGAATGAGCGGAAAACTGATGGATATGGTTGTTATGAATCGATTGTGTTGCGTTGTGTTGGAAAATTGTCTCGTTCCACCGAGATTGTGGTTTTAAGCGATGTCGAGTACTATTTTGTCCTCGCTCAGCGAACGAAAggtcttttttcttcttctcttttggGACAGCCAATTCCCTGTTCAAAAATGACCCCTGAAACATGATATAGGGTACAAACAACACCACGACAGCGGACAGCGGACACTTCATGCAATCACCGTATCACTTCTAAACATAACCACATAACCAATCAATTGATGGAGCCATTATCGCCTGCTTCTGCACACTGCACACAACACAACACCAGTGCGACAAATTTAAGCCAGGGAAAGATTCCAATTACAAAGAAAGCACTTTTATAGATCGATTCTCAGCCCAAGTGTAAAGATCAACTTTTATACAACAGTTACTACAAATTCAGGTAAAGAAGCCGGTGTTTCCAATGGCATTAGATACCTCACAATTTAGCATCTTATTTAATCACCTTCACTACCTTTTAAACTACACAAATAATCCACTGTTCTCTATCCGAAATTCCAAGTAACGCAATAATTATTACATAATATGGTCACATACAATATCTTGACAACTCCATTTAGTCATAGAAGACGGGGATAAAACCACTAGTCGATTCAAGCTCTAACTTGAACCTGTTTCCGTCTATCTTCCTCAAGCACCACCGCAAGCCCATCTCGTCCCCTACTCCTCACACTCCTACTCCCATTAAACACCGGATTTGAAGTCAACACCCTCAACCCACCTCCTTTCTCAAACTCCAAAACCTCAGCGAAACCATTCCCACACCCTTTCGACATTCCTACATCAATCCTAATTGCTTTACCCCCACACGCACTATTAACCCCTTCCTGCTGTATCGTATGCCCCATAATCATCCTCTTACACCCCGGAATCATCCCAAGAACACGGTCCAACGCCTCACAATCACAATTCTCCGCTACCTCATGCGAAAACTTCCTCAACCACACCACTGAGTCCGTCGCTCTCTCAACCTCCTTCCACAAACTCCGTCTTTCGCCCCTAATCCACTCCCTAACCTCATTATTAATCCTCTCTAACCCGTACTTCACATGATTAGCTAACAAACCTCCATGAACAAATACATTCTCCCCAACAACAACCACAGTCGCATTTTCCGCTAAAAATCGAGTACTAATCGGTCCTCCAGGCCGCAATGCCGCTAATCTAGCCCTAAATCCTTCATGGAATTCCGCCCTAGTCCCACTAAACTCCTTCGGAACACCAATAAACGGATCTTTCGCAATATCCGAAACACCATGACACAATTTCTTCATTGAAATACCAATCCTATACCAAAACGCCCAATCCAAAAACTCCTTTACTCCCCGCTCCATAGCGAATCGAAAATCGCCATTGATATTCATAATCTCGTGATTACCATTCATAGTTATCAATTTCCCACCCGAATTTTCCGCTTGTCGCTTGAGTTTCTCCAGAAAGTATAGAATTTTTATTTCCTCGTTGCCGCGATCGAGGATGTCGCCGACTTGTACGACGGTGGAGGTTTTCCCGGACCAATTGTCGGCAGCGTCGATGATGTTGGCGAGGCGGAAGGATTGCTTGCATTTCTCGAGGTCGCCATGGATGTCTCCAATGGCGATTAGACGGTCTTGTGGTGGATAATGAGTTTGAATTGGgggattagggttagggtttttaaGGTTAGGGAGGAAGATGCCGCCGCTGACGGTGAAATCGACGAAGGTGTCGACGAACGTAGAGAGGAGATTAGGGATGTTTTTGCAGATTTGAGGGTCGGGATTTGTTGTTGTTGACGCCATTGCTGGGTTGTTGAGGAAGGTTTGATTAATGGTGGAACCGTGGAGGGTAGAGTTGaatttgatgattttttttttatttttttgggaaaGAAAAGAATAATTCATTTGTAGAACGTCATAGGACATTTACAAAAAATAAttataatcgaaaacaaatcaatcaatatcaatactatatattaattccagaaaccaagggattttaatgtaattaaagaaatctatacaaattaattatactatatagttttaaatcgataaaGACGTAGTGTGATGGGCTAATAaagggacctcaatgtaaatattatatagttttggttaaaagtataatataaagatgccttgatgaagaatatttatggaaattacattaaactAAAGTAACTAAATTTAGAAAcacaagaatatagtgattttccttaattaaagaaatctatacaatttcattatactatatagttttaaatcgatagcaccgtgtgatggacctaataaagggacctcaatgtaaatattatatggttttggttaaaagtataatataaagatgccttgatgaagaatatttatggaaattacattaaactAAAGTAACTAAATTTAGAAAcacaagaatatagtgattttctTTAAAATTAGCATGCcccacttatggaattaattagtatcgtcatagaattatacattaaattaaagggTTATTTCACAGGAATAATCCAACCTAAGCTccatcttctcatattaatctcaACTAATGTTTAACCGAGAATAATCCTAACTAGTACATCATTTAACTTGCACTAAACCCACCCCGTAATTAACCTGATATAACCGGTTTCTCAACAAGTGACAATGTGGGTCCAcctcttttctattttttttttcatttttcttcttcttctccttcatttCTTCAATCTGTCCTTccaatttcttcatttcttctacTTCCTCTTCTATTTTTCTTCTTTCATTCTCCATATTTTCACCTTTTTATTTCCTTAATTTATTATTACTCCCATTAAATCTAACACAAAATTAGATTGACATGATGACATCCAAAATTCCAATAACCATTAAAATATCCTAAAAAACTCAGATTAGTGACACATCTTAACAACTCAGCTAAGCCAATTTGGATTTTTTTTAAACCATAGACCCCTTTTTTTCCGGAAAGACAAAGCTATACAAAAATGAACATAATTTCCTACATATAGATCTACGGAATCCATATCCTACCATTTTCTATATACACATTTCCTACCCTTCAAAAGGTCCACCTGTAAAGCTTTATAACAAGGGACAAGTTACATGTGACTGAAGACTACCAAGGGTATTGAAGTTCATTTCATTTCAGGTGTAAACCATAGGCATCGAATAAAGATTCCAGAATAATTAAGGGTAGTGTTTTTATGTTCATAAACAGCCTCCTCAGATTCTCCTTGGTCAAAGTCGTCATATCAACCACGTCTCCACCGTTTATCCCAAGATTTGCTATTGTTGTTGGGTTTGTGGCGGAGATGCGGCGAGGAGCAAGGAAGAGAAGATTGGGGGATTGGTGATGGACGGTGGTGCAggagttttgttttgttttgtttgtgttTGGTGATTGATGGTGGAGCAGATTAAAGGGGATGAAGATAAAGAGGATGAAATATGAAGTTCAAGTTAATTAATTAGGATTATAGTCAAGAGAAACCGGCTCTTCAGGTTTCCCTTCCACGAGTTTAGTGGAAGTTAAATGATGAATTTGATAGgattattctcagttaaacattagttgggattaatatgagaagagggggcttaggttggattattcatatgaaataaccctaaattaaatgtagtaaaagtaatagtagcagcaacgagattaataaaattaacgtattaatgtgggagtagtgacagttataataatgatagtgggagtagtgaaagtaactacgaatatagtgaaagtaatagtggtaacaatgagaaaaagtatgaacaattaaataaccaatcgactgaaggaaatattttatttatttaaatataggccggataaaattaacgggaataatgaatttaacagaaaaaaaattagaggaattagtaaaagaaacaatagtaaccacgggagtagtgaacgtaataatattaaaaaagaatgttgtgaaagtaataatattatgaTATTTCTAAAATGTGCCTCATGGGCACATGATAAGCCTTATCTAAATTCAACTTAATgtctttaattaatttattttcacTAATAGAATATTTTCTCACCCAATTGTGAGTGGAGAAAAATATGGAAATGGTGATTGTAGTTGAGAAAATTTAGGAAAATTGGATAAATTAAAGACGGAATAAAACTTAACCTATGCCTAAAACATTTATTAACATGTGCCTATTGGgcacattttaaaaaaaaacccataatattaatagcggggtagtgaacgtgtctcaaaatttgaaaataaattttacatttcattataattacaagatatgccgtagaaaaatatattacaaatagtaaacgtgtgagttagacaactccaacatacgtaattcattgaaaataaaatttaacggtaaatagaggtagcccgggcgaagccgggcaccaaacctagtctAATGGAAATTGGAAACCAAacaaaaataattttcttataaactaggTATCTCAAAACAGCATCTGACAATTCGGCTCTCGTCCTATTATCGTTATCTTTATGTAGCTTTTGAGGGGAATCCTTcgtttgatttatgagataaaatttatcTCTGACTGGTTCCAAATATCGTTGACAAATTACTTCTACCCTTTGAAAGAACACCCTGAACTATTCTTGACTATATTACGGATGAAACTAACCCCACGAATAAATGGAAAAACCCCCGAAATAAGGGGCGGAAAAACGATTTTCacaaaagggagacttttattgaatagaaaatagatatgcatactattgattgaaatttgaaataatTTTGGGACTTACCATCAATCGATTGATGGTTGAATTTAGATTCATGTAAGATCGGGTTTATAAGGGAAATACACAATAAAACCAAAGTCACTATCATCAATAGTGGTCAATTATGAAAATATTTGTTGAATTCAGATTCATGTAAGATCGGGTTTAAAAAGTGAAACTCGAAAAAAAACCATCATGCCGCTTGACAACTCTTTAAAAGAGTCACATAGACCATAATGGATGGTGGTTTGGACTAAAATAAACTTAAGTGCCCAAAACTCTTTAAAAGAGTCACATAAACCATAATGGATGGTAGTTTGGACTAAAACAAACTTAAGTACCCAAACTAGTACCCATAATTTTGATGTTAAATTCAGAAAAATTGTTAACTTAAGCCTAATATAGGGTGAATCGAACCACCTAATTTTTCAGTTATTTAACCACAAGAATAAATGACGGTATATTTAAGACTTTTCTATTGTACAGTCGACATTTGCCATGACGGCTTTAACATAAAATCACTACAGAGCTGGTGACTTTCCACATCTGACTTCAGGCGAATCTTATTTTGACCATAAAGTTTTATTCCGGCCCAAGATGACTTACTATACATTATTTTAATATAACATTCGCATTTTTCGTTTTCATTTCAAAACCATTTCAGTGTGGTTCATTTTTTTGGTTTGAGTCATTTTTGGGTCGAGTTATTCCCGAATCGGTCAATTTTGACATTTTAAGTCAATCATTGTttaaacggaaaattcacgtgataccctcgaactttgtcattttgcacgtggtatccaactttttaagtttgtgtacatgataccctccatgtttgattttcataCACAACATGCCCTTTTTGTCACTATAAAAAAATCAATTGCGCATAATTCCTAGACAAAAAATTCAGAATCAGCAAATTTTtcttcctaaaatgattatctcgtcataatTCCTCGACGAAAAATTCAAAATTGGCTAGCCACGGGAAAATATATATCTTGTCACGCTATTCTACTGTATTTATAAAGGCGTTAGCCACCGGAAATGAATGTCTTGCCACGGGAacaatactttttttttaaaaaatatttagcCACGGGAATTTTTCTCATTGCCACGGTAAAATTATGTGGCTATTAAAattttagccacgggaaaaaaAATAGCCACGATTCTTAGCCATGTAAAAACACGGCGAATTATACAAATATTTGTCACGTCTTAATTTTTCCCGTAGCTACTTAGTAGTCGCGGCCACTTGGGCCACGAAAGATCTGCCCTAGCCAACTCGTATAGCCACGAAAATTTGGCATTTGCGCCACGAATTAAAGCGTGGTGCAAGTGCTAAATTGTTGTAGTGTCAAGAAAACAAAAGTAGAAGCGGGGGTAATTGTAATCTAGTAGGCGTTGATATCAATGGCGTCATAGAGAGCAAAAAAGAGTCTTGGATTGGTTCATGGGATTGGGAAAAATGGGGAAGA from Silene latifolia isolate original U9 population chromosome 10, ASM4854445v1, whole genome shotgun sequence encodes:
- the LOC141606232 gene encoding shewanella-like protein phosphatase 2 produces the protein MSYDVLQMNYSFLSQKNKKKIIKFNSTLHGSTINQTFLNNPAMASTTTNPDPQICKNIPNLLSTFVDTFVDFTVSGGIFLPNLKNPNPNPPIQTHYPPQDRLIAIGDIHGDLEKCKQSFRLANIIDAADNWSGKTSTVVQVGDILDRGNEEIKILYFLEKLKRQAENSGGKLITMNGNHEIMNINGDFRFAMERGVKEFLDWAFWYRIGISMKKLCHGVSDIAKDPFIGVPKEFSGTRAEFHEGFRARLAALRPGGPISTRFLAENATVVVVGENVFVHGGLLANHVKYGLERINNEVREWIRGERRSLWKEVERATDSVVWLRKFSHEVAENCDCEALDRVLGMIPGCKRMIMGHTIQQEGVNSACGGKAIRIDVGMSKGCGNGFAEVLEFEKGGGLRVLTSNPVFNGSRSVRSRGRDGLAVVLEEDRRKQVQVRA